GGGCCGACGATCGCCTCGCACAACGGCCGCAGCGCCCGCACGGTTTCCGGATCGTTGATCACCGGCGGATTGTGGTGGTCGAAAAACGAAACGTTCGCCGCGGCGCCGAAAGCCGCCGCGACGCCCCGCGCGGTATCTTCGATTTTCTTCATCAGGACAGCGCGGCGCGACAAGGATAAAAAGCGGATCGTGCCCGCCAGGCGGGCGCGGTCGGCGATCGCGGTGCGGGTCGTGCCGGCTTCCAGGATGCCGAGGTGCACAATCTGCGGCTCGATCGGATCGACGCCCAGCGCGGCGCCGGCGCGCAGCGACACCGCGAGTTGCGCCGCGACGGCCAGCGCGTCCACCGTGCCTTCCGGCATACCCGCGTGTCCGCCGCGTCCCTGGATTTCGACATCGAACGATTGCGAGCCGGCCAGCACCGGCCCCGGAATCAGCCGGATCGTCCCCACCTCGAACGTCGAAAACAGGTGCAGGCCGTACACCGCATCGACGCCGTCCATCGCCCCTTCGACCACCATCGACACCGCGCCGGTCGCCCCGCGCGTCGCCGCGCCGGGCGGCGGCGTTTCCTCCGCCGGCTGGAACAACAGCCGCGGGCGGCAGGTCAATTGCTCGCGATGGCGCGCGAAGGCGACCGCGGCGCCCAGCAGCATGGCAGCGTGCGCGTCGTGGCCGCAGGCGTGCATGACGCCCGGATTTTCGGAGGCGAACGGCAGGCCGGTCCGTTCGGCGATCGCCAGCCCGTCAATGTCGGCCCGCAGGGCGATTCGCTTTCCGCCGGCATTATCGCTCTCGGCGATCAACCCGGTCCCGGCGACCGGTCGCGGCCGCCAGCCCGCCTCGCGCAGCCGCTCGGCCAGCCACGCGCTGGTCTGCCGCTCGTCCCACGAGGTTTCCGGATGGCGATGCAGATGGCGCCGCCATTCGCGCACCTGGGGAAACAACTCCGCCGCCAATTGCCGGCAATCCATCTGGCGATCCCCCCGAATGAAAAAGGGCCCGGCCGCCGCAGCAACCAGGCCCGATCATG
The sequence above is a segment of the Myxococcales bacterium genome. Coding sequences within it:
- a CDS encoding amidohydrolase, translating into MDCRQLAAELFPQVREWRRHLHRHPETSWDERQTSAWLAERLREAGWRPRPVAGTGLIAESDNAGGKRIALRADIDGLAIAERTGLPFASENPGVMHACGHDAHAAMLLGAAVAFARHREQLTCRPRLLFQPAEETPPPGAATRGATGAVSMVVEGAMDGVDAVYGLHLFSTFEVGTIRLIPGPVLAGSQSFDVEIQGRGGHAGMPEGTVDALAVAAQLAVSLRAGAALGVDPIEPQIVHLGILEAGTTRTAIADRARLAGTIRFLSLSRRAVLMKKIEDTARGVAAAFGAAANVSFFDHHNPPVINDPETVRALRPLCEAIVGPANVRPDPPSLAAEDFWAYLEKAPGAFVLIGAGNVARGITEGHHSPRFDIDEEALRLGLEFWLRLGFEAGA